The candidate division TA06 bacterium genome includes a window with the following:
- a CDS encoding HNH endonuclease yields MTNEIDRKMDEPMTFTCILCRRQLPVSRRSSDHIIPDSLGCPLTINDVCKECNDSVGSQLESELRYHFSIAFKLSELSIKSRSGRDPSFIQTDARTKAYMDDAQSGVRLKSHVCLGSGGARQKIIPTQTASGHLIVEGTDFEATKTALEKKGVVVISRKQFEEESAPPPRGTKMAVFESRAIPKSNICVETGYDFVKVQRAIAKMGLAYLSYTYGPEKALLPCFDDVRSYIRTGHPVSEVILDYPMPAGAWPSKEGWHGVALFTVDRGNTLFMVDFFGCSRNLAMLGPWCEWIPYLRHTEIAYVNPVNRKVLQVASGKAHSVTSCSSDSA; encoded by the coding sequence ATGACGAATGAAATCGATAGAAAGATGGATGAACCAATGACCTTCACGTGCATTCTCTGCAGAAGGCAACTTCCAGTCAGCCGTCGCAGCAGTGACCACATAATACCAGATTCTCTGGGCTGTCCCCTGACCATCAATGATGTTTGCAAGGAATGCAACGACTCTGTCGGCAGCCAGTTGGAGTCAGAACTGCGTTACCACTTCTCGATAGCCTTCAAACTATCAGAACTCTCGATCAAGTCAAGGTCGGGTAGAGACCCTTCTTTCATACAAACAGACGCCAGAACAAAGGCATACATGGACGATGCCCAGAGCGGCGTCAGGCTGAAGAGCCATGTTTGTCTCGGTTCGGGAGGAGCACGCCAGAAGATAATCCCCACACAAACCGCCTCCGGCCATCTCATCGTCGAAGGGACGGATTTTGAGGCCACGAAGACTGCATTAGAGAAGAAAGGGGTTGTCGTCATTTCTCGAAAGCAGTTTGAAGAGGAGTCGGCCCCACCGCCCAGAGGGACGAAGATGGCTGTTTTCGAATCGAGAGCAATTCCAAAATCGAACATCTGTGTCGAAACTGGCTACGATTTCGTGAAGGTTCAAAGGGCAATCGCGAAGATGGGGCTGGCTTATCTCTCATACACCTATGGCCCTGAGAAAGCCCTCCTTCCTTGTTTCGATGATGTAAGGTCGTACATCCGGACCGGACACCCGGTTTCGGAGGTGATACTTGACTACCCGATGCCGGCTGGGGCCTGGCCTTCGAAGGAAGGCTGGCACGGAGTTGCGCTGTTCACCGTCGACCGCGGCAACACATTGTTCATGGTAGACTTCTTCGGATGCTCAAGGAACCTGGCGATGTTGGGTCCCTGGTGTGAGTGGATCCCCTATCTAAGGCACACCGAGATAGCCTATGTGAATCCAGTGAACCGGAAGGTGTTGCAGGTCGCATCCGGTAAGGCACACAGTGTGACGAGCTGCTCAAGCGATAGCGCGTAG